DNA sequence from the Acidobacteriota bacterium genome:
GCCCGGATCGAGGCACCCGCAGAAGGCTTCGTTTACGAGCACGCCGTCGGCATCGCGCGCACGGATACCGGCGAAGCGATGACGACGGATCATCGCTTTCACACTGCCAGCGTCAGCAAGTCGATGACCGCGCTGCTCGTTGTGCAACTCGCCGACGAAGGCTCGTTCGGTCCCGAGGGCGTGGACGCGCGCTATGTCGAGTTTGGGGTCTTTCCCGACGCGGTCCAGGAGCGTCTCCTCACTCGTGATGGACAGCACGCCTTTGCCGGGGTCACGCTCCGGCACATGCTGTCGCACACGTCCGGGTTCCGGGACGCCTTCGTCGACGACGGCTCCCAGACCGCGAAGGAACTCGGGCGACCCGCGCCGGGCTCGATCATCGGTAGCGATGCATCCCGCAACTTCACGGCCGCCTGGGCACCCTGGCTGCCGGACGGCGACACCACGGAGGTGCGGGGCGTCGTCAACTTCTACCTGTCTCAGCCAGACATGGCCGAGGCCCTTTCCGAGCCCGGTACCGCCTTCCACTACAGCGACACCGCCTTCGTCCTCCTGGCGCTGCTCGTCGAGCGGGTAACAGGCGAGAGCTACCACGCCAACCTGAGAGACCGGATCTTCACGCCCTGCGATCTGCGGGACAGCTACCTCGCCTACCGGGACGATCCGCCGCTTGGGACCCGCCGCCAGCCCGAGTCCGATGTCCATGCCTTCGGCATACCGATGCTGAGTTCCGGCAAGAACCTCTCCTTCGACTGGGGCGGCGGCGGCCTGGTCACGACCGCCCGCGACCTCGTCCGGTTTCAGCGTGCGCTGGCGGAGCACCGAACCCCGGGCTCAGGTCGAATCCTGAGCGACATGACCGCCTGGACCCGGCCCGCCGGCCTGGCCGAGCCGCGGACCGGCGTCGGGCTCGGCCTGTTCCGCACGCGCTACCCCGGCGGCGAGCTGTGGGGGCACTCCGGCGCCTGGGGGGCGAAGATGGACTGCGACCAGGCCGCCGGCATCTACTTCGCCGGCACGGTCAACCAGGCCGGCGCCCCGGCCGGCTGGCATCACCCGTTGATCGCGCGGGTCGCGGAGCATTTTCGCTAGGGGGACCGATGCGAGACTTCATCCGACGTCATCCCTTCTGGACCTTCTACGCCGCGGCCGTGCTGATCGGCCTGCTGGCCTGGATCTACCTGATGACGGTCGAACCCGTGTTACAGGGGGAACGCGGACCCGACTACAGCGCCTACGGCGAGTTCGTGGGTTACCGGGACGCGACCCGGGCGGCGCACCCGATCCTCCACCACCACGGCGACAGCGTCCTGCTGTACATGCAGGCGGCCGCCAGCAAGATGCCGATCCTGCTGCCCATGTTCTCGTTCCCCTTCGCGCCGACGCTGGCGGCGCTGCTGATCGTTGGGATCGGCTGGAAGCGGCTCGGGCTGCGCGCCCTGGTCGGTCTCTACCGCCCCATCCGGGGCAACGTGAGCCTGCGGGAGGGCGCGCAGCTCTACGCCATCCTGGTCGGCTTCCTGGTGACCTTCGTGAGCAGTCTGCTGATCGTCGAGCAGCTCTTCGGCGACCCCGCCAGGGTGGAGAACGCGGTCGCCCACATCGGGCTCCTGGACTGGCGGACCTTCGTCGTCACCTTGCTCGTCGCGGGCTTCCTCAACCAGGGCGCGCTCCTCGAAGAGCTGGGCTGGCGCGGCTACGCCTTGCCGCTGCTCGTCCGCAAGTGGAACAACCCCCTGGTTGCCTGCGTCGTGCTCGGCGTCCTCTGGGCGCTGTGGCACTTCCCGCGCGAGATCCCGGGGATCCTGTCCGGCCAGCAGACTCTGGCCGCCCTGGTGCAGTGGCACCTGATCTTCTTCCTGTCGACGATCGGCATGACGATCGTCGCCTTCTACTTCGTCAATGCCGCCGGCGGCAGCGTCATCCCGGCGATCCTCATCCACGGCGTCCTGAACCACGTCGGCAACATGTTCGGCGCCGAGCAGCTCGTGGGCCGCTCGTACGGCGGGATGATCGGGCCGGTCGGCTGGGCGGTCGCCGGCCTCGTGGTCATCGCCCTGGTTGGACCGGATCTCGGCTGGCAGCGTAGGGTCAAGGCCCTGGGTAATGACGATCCGAGCCTCATCTGGTCGGGCGCCGGCGGCGAAAGGGAGATGCGCAATGGCTGACTTCGATGGGAAGATCTGCCTCGTCACCGGCGGCGCGTCCGGCATCGGCAGGGCCACCTGCGAGGCGCTTGCGGCCCGGGGCGCGCATGTCGTCGTCACGGACGTCGACGAAGCCGCGGGGCGAGACGTCGCGGACGCCGTCGGCGGCGACTTCGCGCGTCTCGACGTCAGCGACCGGGACGCCTGGACGCGCGTCGTCTCCGAGGTCGTCGAGGTTCACGGTGGCCTCGATCTGGTCCATCTCAACGCCGGCGTGACGACCTATCCGGCGACCGGGGGTGACTTCCCCGCCTTTGACATCGCCGCCATGCCGGCGGACGCCTACCGCCGCGCCATGGGGGCCAACGTCGACGGAGTCGTCTTCGGCGTAAGTGCGACGGTGCCGGCGCTCGAGAACCGGGGCGGCGGGGGGATCGTCGTCACGGCCTCGGTGGCCGGGCTCATCACCTGGGAAGTGGACCCCGTCTACACGCTGACCAAGCACGCCGTGGTCGGCCTGGTGCGCGCGCTCGCACCGTCTCTCGCCGAGCGTCGAATCACGCTCAACGCGATCTGCCCGGCCGCGGTCGCGACGAAGATCTTCGGCCCCGAGGCCGAGCACTTCGTCAGGGAGGCCCGCCTTCGACTCATGCCGCCTTCCCAGGTTGCGGATGCCGTCATCGAGGCAGTGACTGGCGGCGAGACCGGCCAGTGTTGGGTCTGCTACGACGGCAGGGACCCGAAGCTCTACGTGCCGGCCCCGCTTCCAGGGCTGGACGACTAGCCGCCGTCGGAAGCTACTCCTCCGCCTCGCCGCCGGCTCCCGCCGGGAACAACACGCTGGCGGCGCCCGGAAAGCGGGCGCCCAGTTCCCGC
Encoded proteins:
- a CDS encoding serine hydrolase, producing MPLIREIEDNLDSLLEGQLLSGAESAVARIEAPAEGFVYEHAVGIARTDTGEAMTTDHRFHTASVSKSMTALLVVQLADEGSFGPEGVDARYVEFGVFPDAVQERLLTRDGQHAFAGVTLRHMLSHTSGFRDAFVDDGSQTAKELGRPAPGSIIGSDASRNFTAAWAPWLPDGDTTEVRGVVNFYLSQPDMAEALSEPGTAFHYSDTAFVLLALLVERVTGESYHANLRDRIFTPCDLRDSYLAYRDDPPLGTRRQPESDVHAFGIPMLSSGKNLSFDWGGGGLVTTARDLVRFQRALAEHRTPGSGRILSDMTAWTRPAGLAEPRTGVGLGLFRTRYPGGELWGHSGAWGAKMDCDQAAGIYFAGTVNQAGAPAGWHHPLIARVAEHFR
- a CDS encoding type II CAAX endopeptidase family protein, which codes for MRDFIRRHPFWTFYAAAVLIGLLAWIYLMTVEPVLQGERGPDYSAYGEFVGYRDATRAAHPILHHHGDSVLLYMQAAASKMPILLPMFSFPFAPTLAALLIVGIGWKRLGLRALVGLYRPIRGNVSLREGAQLYAILVGFLVTFVSSLLIVEQLFGDPARVENAVAHIGLLDWRTFVVTLLVAGFLNQGALLEELGWRGYALPLLVRKWNNPLVACVVLGVLWALWHFPREIPGILSGQQTLAALVQWHLIFFLSTIGMTIVAFYFVNAAGGSVIPAILIHGVLNHVGNMFGAEQLVGRSYGGMIGPVGWAVAGLVVIALVGPDLGWQRRVKALGNDDPSLIWSGAGGEREMRNG
- a CDS encoding SDR family NAD(P)-dependent oxidoreductase, which produces MADFDGKICLVTGGASGIGRATCEALAARGAHVVVTDVDEAAGRDVADAVGGDFARLDVSDRDAWTRVVSEVVEVHGGLDLVHLNAGVTTYPATGGDFPAFDIAAMPADAYRRAMGANVDGVVFGVSATVPALENRGGGGIVVTASVAGLITWEVDPVYTLTKHAVVGLVRALAPSLAERRITLNAICPAAVATKIFGPEAEHFVREARLRLMPPSQVADAVIEAVTGGETGQCWVCYDGRDPKLYVPAPLPGLDD